In one window of Thermodesulfobacteriota bacterium DNA:
- a CDS encoding D-alanine--D-alanine ligase, protein MLKKKKIGVLMGGTSEEREISLKTGRAVLGALLEKGYRAVAIDAGKDLPARLRAGKIEVAFIALHGRHGEDGCVQGLLEVMGIPYTGSGVRASAMAMDKAVAKKVMESHNVSTPKSLVHDGKSAVTLRPPLVVKPACQGSAIGVSIVKGRSGLKRALELAGSFGGGVLVEKYIEGREITIGILDGAVLPTIEIRPRKGFYDYRAKYTKGMTDFLVPAPIPKAVERRAAKEALAAYRALGCSGAARVDVMLGKTGTPYVLEVNTVPGMTELSLLPRAAEAAGMDYPALVEKILRGAGLNKF, encoded by the coding sequence ATGCTTAAAAAGAAGAAGATAGGCGTACTCATGGGCGGGACTTCCGAGGAGAGGGAGATTTCCCTCAAGACCGGCAGGGCCGTCCTGGGCGCGCTCCTTGAAAAGGGCTACAGGGCCGTTGCCATAGACGCTGGAAAAGACCTGCCGGCCAGGCTCAGGGCCGGGAAGATAGAGGTGGCCTTTATCGCGCTCCACGGTAGACACGGCGAGGACGGCTGCGTGCAGGGCCTCCTCGAGGTCATGGGCATACCTTACACCGGCTCCGGCGTAAGGGCCTCTGCAATGGCCATGGACAAGGCGGTCGCCAAGAAGGTGATGGAGAGCCACAATGTTTCGACCCCGAAGTCCCTTGTCCATGACGGAAAGAGCGCCGTCACGCTCAGGCCCCCGCTCGTCGTAAAGCCCGCGTGCCAGGGCTCGGCGATAGGCGTGAGCATCGTAAAAGGAAGGTCCGGGCTCAAAAGGGCGCTTGAGCTCGCCGGCAGCTTCGGGGGCGGCGTGCTCGTCGAGAAGTATATAGAGGGAAGGGAAATTACGATAGGCATACTGGACGGCGCGGTCCTTCCGACCATTGAGATAAGGCCCAGGAAGGGCTTTTACGATTACAGGGCCAAGTACACGAAGGGCATGACCGATTTCCTGGTCCCTGCGCCGATCCCGAAGGCTGTCGAAAGAAGGGCGGCCAAGGAGGCCCTTGCCGCCTACCGGGCGCTCGGGTGCTCCGGCGCAGCCAGGGTGGACGTGATGCTCGGCAAAACCGGGACCCCTTATGTGCTGGAGGTCAACACGGTCCCGGGCATGACGGAGCTGAGCCTCCTTCCGAGGGCTGCGGAGGCGGCGGGCATGGACTATCCCGCGCTCGTGGAAAAGATACTGAGGGGCGCCGGGCTTAATAAGTTCTGA
- a CDS encoding FtsQ-type POTRA domain-containing protein produces the protein MKKKNRRLKEPFSLRAARAARSTARVLAFALPLPILAFGSWWAHGKLTTASYLNITGISVVGAERVGEEDVIGLSGLKEGQNLFSFSKDQVVSSLKANAWIESASIDRKLPDKVVIEITERRPAVFVKTDALYLMDARGIIFKRYSAEDEGLDLPVVTGFIPGRFGEREEEMEGRLLELISLLNSRSGFNIAGVSEISVDPAHGLSIFTLDEGVRLDVGLDGFEEKLLSFERILGTRDGVLRGIEAFDLKNHREVVVRFATDVVKRGGEANGEKG, from the coding sequence ATGAAAAAAAAGAACAGGAGGCTCAAGGAGCCCTTCAGTCTCCGGGCCGCCCGCGCTGCAAGGAGCACGGCCAGGGTCCTTGCCTTCGCGCTGCCCTTGCCTATCCTCGCCTTCGGCTCGTGGTGGGCGCATGGGAAGCTCACGACCGCCAGCTATCTGAACATAACCGGCATAAGCGTTGTCGGGGCGGAGAGGGTGGGCGAGGAGGACGTAATAGGGCTTTCGGGCCTCAAGGAGGGGCAGAACCTCTTCTCGTTCTCCAAGGACCAGGTCGTATCGAGCCTAAAGGCCAACGCGTGGATAGAGTCCGCGAGCATCGATAGAAAGCTCCCGGACAAGGTCGTCATAGAGATAACCGAGAGGCGGCCCGCGGTATTCGTGAAGACGGACGCGTTATACCTTATGGACGCGCGCGGGATAATATTCAAGAGGTACTCGGCGGAGGACGAGGGGCTCGACCTCCCGGTCGTGACCGGCTTCATTCCCGGGAGGTTCGGGGAGAGGGAAGAGGAGATGGAAGGCAGGCTCCTTGAGCTGATATCCCTGTTGAACAGCCGGAGCGGCTTCAATATAGCAGGCGTATCGGAGATAAGCGTAGACCCGGCGCACGGGCTCTCCATATTCACCCTCGACGAGGGGGTGAGGCTCGATGTGGGCCTGGACGGGTTCGAGGAGAAGCTCCTCTCCTTCGAGAGGATACTCGGGACGAGGGACGGGGTGCTCCGGGGCATAGAGGCTTTCGACCTCAAAAACCACCGCGAGGTGGTGGTGAGGTTTGCAACCGACGTTGTAAAGAGAGGCGGTGAGGCGAATGGCGAAAAGGGATAA